From one Drosophila subpulchrella strain 33 F10 #4 breed RU33 chromosome 3L, RU_Dsub_v1.1 Primary Assembly, whole genome shotgun sequence genomic stretch:
- the LOC119553705 gene encoding poly(rC)-binding protein 3 isoform X16 — protein sequence MEDNNTSSSAGGASIKHEDPSVTLTIRLIMQGKEVGSIIGKKGEIVNRFREESGAKINISDGSCPERIVTVSGTTNAIFSAFTLITKKFEEWCSQFNDVGKVGKTQIPIRLIVPASQCGSLIGKSGSKIKEIRQTTGCSIQVASEMLPNSTERAVTLSGSAEQITQCIYQICLVMLESPPRGATIPYRPKPQVTGPVILANGQAFTIQGNYAVPTQEVAKNPLASLAALGLAGMNPASTGGINHTGSAPAALAALAGSQLRTANPANRAQQQQHEMTVSNDLIGCIIGKGGTKIAEIRQISGAMIRISNCEEREGGNTDRTITISGNPDSVALAQYLINMRISMETAGLPIPGYHYIAPSAIVKTPIH from the exons ATGGAAGACAATAACACGAGCAGCAGTGCGGGCGGTGCGTCCATCAAACACGAGGATCCATCGGTGACACTCACAATAAGGCTGATTATGCAAGGAAAG GAAGTTGGTAGTATTATTGGTAAAAAGGGTGAAATTGTCAACAGATTTCGTGAAGAG TCTGGTGCCAAAATCAACATTTCGGACGGCTCATGCCCGGAACGTATTGTGACTGTGTCTGGTACAACTAACGCAATCTTTTCGGCATTTACGCTCATTACAAAGAAGTTCGAAGAG TGGTGCTCGCAGTTCAATGATGTAGGCAAAGTTGGCAAAACTCAAATACCCATTCGATTGATTGTGCCCGCCAGTCAATGTGGATCGTTAATTG GCAAGAGTGGTTCAAAGATCAAGGAGATTCGCCAGACCACAGGCTGCTCCATCCAGGTGGCCAGTGAAATGCTGCCCAATTCGACAGAGCGGGCGGTTACCTTGAGCGGCAGTGCCGAGCAGATCACCCAGTGCATCTATCAGATATGTCTTGTCATGTTGGAG TCCCCGCCACGCGGTGCTACCATCCCGTACCGACCAAAACCGCAGGTGACTGGCCCCGTCATTCTGGCCAATGGACAGGCCTTCACCATTCAAGGAAACTACGCAGTGCCCACACAAGAG GTGGCCAAGAACCCGCTGGCCAGTCTGGCTGCCTTAGGCCTGGCTGGGATGAATCCGGCCAGCACTGGGGGCATCAACCACACAG GCTCTGCCCCAGCAGCCTTGGCTGCACTGGCCGGGTCGCAACTGCGTACAGCGAATCCCGCGAACCgagcccagcagcagcagcacgaGATGACCGTCTCAAACGACCTGATCGGCTGCATCATCGGCAAGGGTGGCACCAAGATCGCCGAGATCCGCCAGATCTCCGGCGCCATGATCCGGATCTCCAACTGCGAGGAGCGCGAGGGCGGCAACACCGACCGGACCATCACCATCAGCGGCAATCCGGACTCGGTGGCTCTGGCCCAATACTTAATCAATATGAG AATATCAATGGAGACTGCTGGTCTGCCCATACCCGGTTACCACTACATTGCGCCCAGTGCAATTGTTAAAACACCCATTCACTAA
- the LOC119553705 gene encoding poly(rC)-binding protein 3 isoform X17 has translation MEDNNTSSSAGGASIKHEDPSVTLTIRLIMQGKEVGSIIGKKGEIVNRFREESGAKINISDGSCPERIVTVSGTTNAIFSAFTLITKKFEEWCSQFNDVGKVGKTQIPIRLIVPASQCGSLIGKSGSKIKEIRQTTGCSIQVASEMLPNSTERAVTLSGSAEQITQCIYQICLVMLESPPRGATIPYRPKPQVTGPVILANGQAFTIQGNYAVPTQEVAKNPLASLAALGLAGMNPASTGGINHTAALAALAGSQLRTANPANRAQQQQHEMTVSNDLIGCIIGKGGTKIAEIRQISGAMIRISNCEEREGGNTDRTITISGNPDSVALAQYLINMRISMETAGLPIPGYHYIAPSAIVKTPIH, from the exons ATGGAAGACAATAACACGAGCAGCAGTGCGGGCGGTGCGTCCATCAAACACGAGGATCCATCGGTGACACTCACAATAAGGCTGATTATGCAAGGAAAG GAAGTTGGTAGTATTATTGGTAAAAAGGGTGAAATTGTCAACAGATTTCGTGAAGAG TCTGGTGCCAAAATCAACATTTCGGACGGCTCATGCCCGGAACGTATTGTGACTGTGTCTGGTACAACTAACGCAATCTTTTCGGCATTTACGCTCATTACAAAGAAGTTCGAAGAG TGGTGCTCGCAGTTCAATGATGTAGGCAAAGTTGGCAAAACTCAAATACCCATTCGATTGATTGTGCCCGCCAGTCAATGTGGATCGTTAATTG GCAAGAGTGGTTCAAAGATCAAGGAGATTCGCCAGACCACAGGCTGCTCCATCCAGGTGGCCAGTGAAATGCTGCCCAATTCGACAGAGCGGGCGGTTACCTTGAGCGGCAGTGCCGAGCAGATCACCCAGTGCATCTATCAGATATGTCTTGTCATGTTGGAG TCCCCGCCACGCGGTGCTACCATCCCGTACCGACCAAAACCGCAGGTGACTGGCCCCGTCATTCTGGCCAATGGACAGGCCTTCACCATTCAAGGAAACTACGCAGTGCCCACACAAGAG GTGGCCAAGAACCCGCTGGCCAGTCTGGCTGCCTTAGGCCTGGCTGGGATGAATCCGGCCAGCACTGGGGGCATCAACCACACAG CAGCCTTGGCTGCACTGGCCGGGTCGCAACTGCGTACAGCGAATCCCGCGAACCgagcccagcagcagcagcacgaGATGACCGTCTCAAACGACCTGATCGGCTGCATCATCGGCAAGGGTGGCACCAAGATCGCCGAGATCCGCCAGATCTCCGGCGCCATGATCCGGATCTCCAACTGCGAGGAGCGCGAGGGCGGCAACACCGACCGGACCATCACCATCAGCGGCAATCCGGACTCGGTGGCTCTGGCCCAATACTTAATCAATATGAG AATATCAATGGAGACTGCTGGTCTGCCCATACCCGGTTACCACTACATTGCGCCCAGTGCAATTGTTAAAACACCCATTCACTAA
- the LOC119553705 gene encoding poly(rC)-binding protein 3 isoform X18: MEDNNTSSSAGGASIKHEDPSVTLTIRLIMQGKEVGSIIGKKGEIVNRFREESGAKINISDGSCPERIVTVSGTTNAIFSAFTLITKKFEEFNDVGKVGKTQIPIRLIVPASQCGSLIGKSGSKIKEIRQTTGCSIQVASEMLPNSTERAVTLSGSAEQITQCIYQICLVMLESPPRGATIPYRPKPQVTGPVILANGQAFTIQGNYAVPTQEVAKNPLASLAALGLAGMNPASTGGINHTALAALAGSQLRTANPANRAQQQQHEMTVSNDLIGCIIGKGGTKIAEIRQISGAMIRISNCEEREGGNTDRTITISGNPDSVALAQYLINMRISMETAGLPIPGYHYIAPSAIVKTPIH; this comes from the exons ATGGAAGACAATAACACGAGCAGCAGTGCGGGCGGTGCGTCCATCAAACACGAGGATCCATCGGTGACACTCACAATAAGGCTGATTATGCAAGGAAAG GAAGTTGGTAGTATTATTGGTAAAAAGGGTGAAATTGTCAACAGATTTCGTGAAGAG TCTGGTGCCAAAATCAACATTTCGGACGGCTCATGCCCGGAACGTATTGTGACTGTGTCTGGTACAACTAACGCAATCTTTTCGGCATTTACGCTCATTACAAAGAAGTTCGAAGAG TTCAATGATGTAGGCAAAGTTGGCAAAACTCAAATACCCATTCGATTGATTGTGCCCGCCAGTCAATGTGGATCGTTAATTG GCAAGAGTGGTTCAAAGATCAAGGAGATTCGCCAGACCACAGGCTGCTCCATCCAGGTGGCCAGTGAAATGCTGCCCAATTCGACAGAGCGGGCGGTTACCTTGAGCGGCAGTGCCGAGCAGATCACCCAGTGCATCTATCAGATATGTCTTGTCATGTTGGAG TCCCCGCCACGCGGTGCTACCATCCCGTACCGACCAAAACCGCAGGTGACTGGCCCCGTCATTCTGGCCAATGGACAGGCCTTCACCATTCAAGGAAACTACGCAGTGCCCACACAAGAG GTGGCCAAGAACCCGCTGGCCAGTCTGGCTGCCTTAGGCCTGGCTGGGATGAATCCGGCCAGCACTGGGGGCATCAACCACACAG CCTTGGCTGCACTGGCCGGGTCGCAACTGCGTACAGCGAATCCCGCGAACCgagcccagcagcagcagcacgaGATGACCGTCTCAAACGACCTGATCGGCTGCATCATCGGCAAGGGTGGCACCAAGATCGCCGAGATCCGCCAGATCTCCGGCGCCATGATCCGGATCTCCAACTGCGAGGAGCGCGAGGGCGGCAACACCGACCGGACCATCACCATCAGCGGCAATCCGGACTCGGTGGCTCTGGCCCAATACTTAATCAATATGAG AATATCAATGGAGACTGCTGGTCTGCCCATACCCGGTTACCACTACATTGCGCCCAGTGCAATTGTTAAAACACCCATTCACTAA
- the LOC119553705 gene encoding poly(rC)-binding protein 3 isoform X15: MEDNNTSSSAGGASIKHEDPSVTLTIRLIMQGKEVGSIIGKKGEIVNRFREESGAKINISDGSCPERIVTVSGTTNAIFSAFTLITKKFEEWCSQFNDVGKVGKTQIPIRLIVPASQCGSLIGKSGSKIKEIRQTTGCSIQVASEMLPNSTERAVTLSGSAEQITQCIYQICLVMLESPPRGATIPYRPKPQVTGPVILANGQAFTIQGNYAVPTQEVAKNPLASLAALGLAGMNPASTGGINHTGELSASAARCQTDFQSNLGSAPAALAALAGSQLRTANPANRAQQQQHEMTVSNDLIGCIIGKGGTKIAEIRQISGAMIRISNCEEREGGNTDRTITISGNPDSVALAQYLINMRISMETAGLPIPGYHYIAPSAIVKTPIH, from the exons ATGGAAGACAATAACACGAGCAGCAGTGCGGGCGGTGCGTCCATCAAACACGAGGATCCATCGGTGACACTCACAATAAGGCTGATTATGCAAGGAAAG GAAGTTGGTAGTATTATTGGTAAAAAGGGTGAAATTGTCAACAGATTTCGTGAAGAG TCTGGTGCCAAAATCAACATTTCGGACGGCTCATGCCCGGAACGTATTGTGACTGTGTCTGGTACAACTAACGCAATCTTTTCGGCATTTACGCTCATTACAAAGAAGTTCGAAGAG TGGTGCTCGCAGTTCAATGATGTAGGCAAAGTTGGCAAAACTCAAATACCCATTCGATTGATTGTGCCCGCCAGTCAATGTGGATCGTTAATTG GCAAGAGTGGTTCAAAGATCAAGGAGATTCGCCAGACCACAGGCTGCTCCATCCAGGTGGCCAGTGAAATGCTGCCCAATTCGACAGAGCGGGCGGTTACCTTGAGCGGCAGTGCCGAGCAGATCACCCAGTGCATCTATCAGATATGTCTTGTCATGTTGGAG TCCCCGCCACGCGGTGCTACCATCCCGTACCGACCAAAACCGCAGGTGACTGGCCCCGTCATTCTGGCCAATGGACAGGCCTTCACCATTCAAGGAAACTACGCAGTGCCCACACAAGAG GTGGCCAAGAACCCGCTGGCCAGTCTGGCTGCCTTAGGCCTGGCTGGGATGAATCCGGCCAGCACTGGGGGCATCAACCACACAGGTGAGTTGAGCGCTTCTGCGGCCAGATGCCAGACAGATTTCCAATCTAATCTAGGCTCTGCCCCAGCAGCCTTGGCTGCACTGGCCGGGTCGCAACTGCGTACAGCGAATCCCGCGAACCgagcccagcagcagcagcacgaGATGACCGTCTCAAACGACCTGATCGGCTGCATCATCGGCAAGGGTGGCACCAAGATCGCCGAGATCCGCCAGATCTCCGGCGCCATGATCCGGATCTCCAACTGCGAGGAGCGCGAGGGCGGCAACACCGACCGGACCATCACCATCAGCGGCAATCCGGACTCGGTGGCTCTGGCCCAATACTTAATCAATATGAG AATATCAATGGAGACTGCTGGTCTGCCCATACCCGGTTACCACTACATTGCGCCCAGTGCAATTGTTAAAACACCCATTCACTAA
- the LOC119553705 gene encoding poly(rC)-binding protein 2 isoform X13, whose amino-acid sequence MEDNNTSSSAGGASIKHEDPSVTLTIRLIMQGKEVGSIIGKKGEIVNRFREESGAKINISDGSCPERIVTVSGTTNAIFSAFTLITKKFEEWCSQFNDVGKVGKTQIPIRLIVPASQCGSLIGKSGSKIKEIRQTTGCSIQVASEMLPNSTERAVTLSGSAEQITQCIYQICLVMLESPPRGATIPYRPKPQVTGPVILANGQAFTIQGNYAVPTQETCPVFPLALATGGLHAGISGLADPLLKGAHLQGAIPAHHHHLQQMPDVAKNPLASLAALGLAGMNPASTGGINHTGELSASAARCQTDFQSNLGSAPAALAALAGSQLRTANPANRAQQQQHEMTVSNDLIGCIIGKGGTKIAEIRQISGAMIRISNCEEREGGNTDRTITISGNPDSVALAQYLINMRISMETAGLPIPGYHYIAPSAIVKTPIH is encoded by the exons ATGGAAGACAATAACACGAGCAGCAGTGCGGGCGGTGCGTCCATCAAACACGAGGATCCATCGGTGACACTCACAATAAGGCTGATTATGCAAGGAAAG GAAGTTGGTAGTATTATTGGTAAAAAGGGTGAAATTGTCAACAGATTTCGTGAAGAG TCTGGTGCCAAAATCAACATTTCGGACGGCTCATGCCCGGAACGTATTGTGACTGTGTCTGGTACAACTAACGCAATCTTTTCGGCATTTACGCTCATTACAAAGAAGTTCGAAGAG TGGTGCTCGCAGTTCAATGATGTAGGCAAAGTTGGCAAAACTCAAATACCCATTCGATTGATTGTGCCCGCCAGTCAATGTGGATCGTTAATTG GCAAGAGTGGTTCAAAGATCAAGGAGATTCGCCAGACCACAGGCTGCTCCATCCAGGTGGCCAGTGAAATGCTGCCCAATTCGACAGAGCGGGCGGTTACCTTGAGCGGCAGTGCCGAGCAGATCACCCAGTGCATCTATCAGATATGTCTTGTCATGTTGGAG TCCCCGCCACGCGGTGCTACCATCCCGTACCGACCAAAACCGCAGGTGACTGGCCCCGTCATTCTGGCCAATGGACAGGCCTTCACCATTCAAGGAAACTACGCAGTGCCCACACAAGAG ACCTGTCCAGTATTTCCACTTGCCCTGGCTACCGGCGGTCTACATGCTGGTATCTCAGGCTTGGCGGATCCTTTGTTAAAGGGGGCACATTTACAAGGAGCGATACCAGCACACCACCATCACCTACAGCAAATGCCCGAT GTGGCCAAGAACCCGCTGGCCAGTCTGGCTGCCTTAGGCCTGGCTGGGATGAATCCGGCCAGCACTGGGGGCATCAACCACACAGGTGAGTTGAGCGCTTCTGCGGCCAGATGCCAGACAGATTTCCAATCTAATCTAGGCTCTGCCCCAGCAGCCTTGGCTGCACTGGCCGGGTCGCAACTGCGTACAGCGAATCCCGCGAACCgagcccagcagcagcagcacgaGATGACCGTCTCAAACGACCTGATCGGCTGCATCATCGGCAAGGGTGGCACCAAGATCGCCGAGATCCGCCAGATCTCCGGCGCCATGATCCGGATCTCCAACTGCGAGGAGCGCGAGGGCGGCAACACCGACCGGACCATCACCATCAGCGGCAATCCGGACTCGGTGGCTCTGGCCCAATACTTAATCAATATGAG AATATCAATGGAGACTGCTGGTCTGCCCATACCCGGTTACCACTACATTGCGCCCAGTGCAATTGTTAAAACACCCATTCACTAA
- the LOC119553705 gene encoding poly(rC)-binding protein 3 isoform X14: MEDNNTSSSAGGASIKHEDPSVTLTIRLIMQGKEVGSIIGKKGEIVNRFREESGAKINISDGSCPERIVTVSGTTNAIFSAFTLITKKFEEWCSQFNDVGKVGKTQIPIRLIVPASQCGSLIGKSGSKIKEIRQTTGCSIQVASEMLPNSTERAVTLSGSAEQITQCIYQICLVMLESPPRGATIPYRPKPQVTGPVILANGQAFTIQGNYAVPTQETCPVFPLALATGGLHAGISGLADPLLKGAHLQGAIPAHHHHLQQMPDVAKNPLASLAALGLAGMNPASTGGINHTGSAPAALAALAGSQLRTANPANRAQQQQHEMTVSNDLIGCIIGKGGTKIAEIRQISGAMIRISNCEEREGGNTDRTITISGNPDSVALAQYLINMRISMETAGLPIPGYHYIAPSAIVKTPIH, encoded by the exons ATGGAAGACAATAACACGAGCAGCAGTGCGGGCGGTGCGTCCATCAAACACGAGGATCCATCGGTGACACTCACAATAAGGCTGATTATGCAAGGAAAG GAAGTTGGTAGTATTATTGGTAAAAAGGGTGAAATTGTCAACAGATTTCGTGAAGAG TCTGGTGCCAAAATCAACATTTCGGACGGCTCATGCCCGGAACGTATTGTGACTGTGTCTGGTACAACTAACGCAATCTTTTCGGCATTTACGCTCATTACAAAGAAGTTCGAAGAG TGGTGCTCGCAGTTCAATGATGTAGGCAAAGTTGGCAAAACTCAAATACCCATTCGATTGATTGTGCCCGCCAGTCAATGTGGATCGTTAATTG GCAAGAGTGGTTCAAAGATCAAGGAGATTCGCCAGACCACAGGCTGCTCCATCCAGGTGGCCAGTGAAATGCTGCCCAATTCGACAGAGCGGGCGGTTACCTTGAGCGGCAGTGCCGAGCAGATCACCCAGTGCATCTATCAGATATGTCTTGTCATGTTGGAG TCCCCGCCACGCGGTGCTACCATCCCGTACCGACCAAAACCGCAGGTGACTGGCCCCGTCATTCTGGCCAATGGACAGGCCTTCACCATTCAAGGAAACTACGCAGTGCCCACACAAGAG ACCTGTCCAGTATTTCCACTTGCCCTGGCTACCGGCGGTCTACATGCTGGTATCTCAGGCTTGGCGGATCCTTTGTTAAAGGGGGCACATTTACAAGGAGCGATACCAGCACACCACCATCACCTACAGCAAATGCCCGAT GTGGCCAAGAACCCGCTGGCCAGTCTGGCTGCCTTAGGCCTGGCTGGGATGAATCCGGCCAGCACTGGGGGCATCAACCACACAG GCTCTGCCCCAGCAGCCTTGGCTGCACTGGCCGGGTCGCAACTGCGTACAGCGAATCCCGCGAACCgagcccagcagcagcagcacgaGATGACCGTCTCAAACGACCTGATCGGCTGCATCATCGGCAAGGGTGGCACCAAGATCGCCGAGATCCGCCAGATCTCCGGCGCCATGATCCGGATCTCCAACTGCGAGGAGCGCGAGGGCGGCAACACCGACCGGACCATCACCATCAGCGGCAATCCGGACTCGGTGGCTCTGGCCCAATACTTAATCAATATGAG AATATCAATGGAGACTGCTGGTCTGCCCATACCCGGTTACCACTACATTGCGCCCAGTGCAATTGTTAAAACACCCATTCACTAA
- the LOC119553705 gene encoding poly(rC)-binding protein 3 isoform X11, whose amino-acid sequence MEDNNTSSSAGGASIKHEDPSVTLTIRLIMQGKEVGSIIGKKGEIVNRFREESGAKINISDGSCPERIVTVSGTTNAIFSAFTLITKKFEEWCSQFNDVGKVGKTQIPIRLIVPASQCGSLIGKSGSKIKEIRQTTGCSIQVASEMLPNSTERAVTLSGSAEQITQCIYQICLVMLESPPRGATIPYRPKPQVTGPVILANGQAFTIQGNYAVPTQEVAKNPLASLAALGLAGMNPASTGGINHTALAALAGSQLRTANPANRAQQQQHEMTVSNDLIGCIIGKGGTKIAEIRQISGAMIRISNCEEREGGNTDRTITISGNPDSVALAQYLINMSVELQKANLLEQAQAQQNGGAAAAPGAAAAGVAAVAGAAAPTAGTNGAIPTVALTGGTGVVGAGGGAGATGVANGTAPATNGGGSSISATGYTSANGSQTTNGSVGVNPAAAAALSSPLASALQLLTKPGALSALSNLSALDLLNLTTLGNNNGAGGTPGGPPVQTTGVNRAKGHYATSRFRQHQTESGGEAEKPRNKFNPY is encoded by the exons ATGGAAGACAATAACACGAGCAGCAGTGCGGGCGGTGCGTCCATCAAACACGAGGATCCATCGGTGACACTCACAATAAGGCTGATTATGCAAGGAAAG GAAGTTGGTAGTATTATTGGTAAAAAGGGTGAAATTGTCAACAGATTTCGTGAAGAG TCTGGTGCCAAAATCAACATTTCGGACGGCTCATGCCCGGAACGTATTGTGACTGTGTCTGGTACAACTAACGCAATCTTTTCGGCATTTACGCTCATTACAAAGAAGTTCGAAGAG TGGTGCTCGCAGTTCAATGATGTAGGCAAAGTTGGCAAAACTCAAATACCCATTCGATTGATTGTGCCCGCCAGTCAATGTGGATCGTTAATTG GCAAGAGTGGTTCAAAGATCAAGGAGATTCGCCAGACCACAGGCTGCTCCATCCAGGTGGCCAGTGAAATGCTGCCCAATTCGACAGAGCGGGCGGTTACCTTGAGCGGCAGTGCCGAGCAGATCACCCAGTGCATCTATCAGATATGTCTTGTCATGTTGGAG TCCCCGCCACGCGGTGCTACCATCCCGTACCGACCAAAACCGCAGGTGACTGGCCCCGTCATTCTGGCCAATGGACAGGCCTTCACCATTCAAGGAAACTACGCAGTGCCCACACAAGAG GTGGCCAAGAACCCGCTGGCCAGTCTGGCTGCCTTAGGCCTGGCTGGGATGAATCCGGCCAGCACTGGGGGCATCAACCACACAG CCTTGGCTGCACTGGCCGGGTCGCAACTGCGTACAGCGAATCCCGCGAACCgagcccagcagcagcagcacgaGATGACCGTCTCAAACGACCTGATCGGCTGCATCATCGGCAAGGGTGGCACCAAGATCGCCGAGATCCGCCAGATCTCCGGCGCCATGATCCGGATCTCCAACTGCGAGGAGCGCGAGGGCGGCAACACCGACCGGACCATCACCATCAGCGGCAATCCGGACTCGGTGGCTCTGGCCCAATACTTAATCAATATGAG TGTTGAGCTGCAGAAGGCCAATCTCTTGGAGCAAGCCCAGGCCCAGCAGAACGGAGGTGCTGCCGCAGCTCCcggagctgctgctgccggAGTGGCCGCAGTCGCCGGAGCAGCAGCTCCGACCGCCGGCACGAACGGAGCCATCCCGACGGTGGCCCTCACCGGCGGCACAGGAGTCGTGGGCGCGGGTGGTGGCGCAGGAGCCACCGGGGTGGCCAATGGCACTGCTCCGGCGACCAACGGCGGTGGCAGCAGCATCTCCGCCACCGGGTACACCAGTGCCAATGGCAGCCAGACAACAAACGGATCGGTCGGAGTGAATCCGGCAGCGGCCGCCGCCCTGTCCAGTCCTCTGGCCTCGGCTCTGCAGCTGCTGACCAAGCCGGGAGCCCTGAGCGCCCTGTCCAACCTTAGCGCCCTCGATCTGCTCAACCTGACCACGCTGGGCAACAACAACGGGGCCGGTGGCACTCCGGGCGGACCGCCGGTGCAGACGACGGGCGTGAACCGCGCCAAGGGCCACTATGCCACCTCCCGGTTCCGGCAGCACCAGACGGAGAGCGGCGGCGAGGCGGAGAAGCCGCGCAACAAGTTCAATCCGTACTAG
- the LOC119553705 gene encoding poly(rC)-binding protein 3 isoform X10 has product MEDNNTSSSAGGASIKHEDPSVTLTIRLIMQGKEVGSIIGKKGEIVNRFREESGAKINISDGSCPERIVTVSGTTNAIFSAFTLITKKFEEWCSQFNDVGKVGKTQIPIRLIVPASQCGSLIGKSGSKIKEIRQTTGCSIQVASEMLPNSTERAVTLSGSAEQITQCIYQICLVMLESPPRGATIPYRPKPQVTGPVILANGQAFTIQGNYAVPTQEVAKNPLASLAALGLAGMNPASTGGINHTAALAALAGSQLRTANPANRAQQQQHEMTVSNDLIGCIIGKGGTKIAEIRQISGAMIRISNCEEREGGNTDRTITISGNPDSVALAQYLINMSVELQKANLLEQAQAQQNGGAAAAPGAAAAGVAAVAGAAAPTAGTNGAIPTVALTGGTGVVGAGGGAGATGVANGTAPATNGGGSSISATGYTSANGSQTTNGSVGVNPAAAAALSSPLASALQLLTKPGALSALSNLSALDLLNLTTLGNNNGAGGTPGGPPVQTTGVNRAKGHYATSRFRQHQTESGGEAEKPRNKFNPY; this is encoded by the exons ATGGAAGACAATAACACGAGCAGCAGTGCGGGCGGTGCGTCCATCAAACACGAGGATCCATCGGTGACACTCACAATAAGGCTGATTATGCAAGGAAAG GAAGTTGGTAGTATTATTGGTAAAAAGGGTGAAATTGTCAACAGATTTCGTGAAGAG TCTGGTGCCAAAATCAACATTTCGGACGGCTCATGCCCGGAACGTATTGTGACTGTGTCTGGTACAACTAACGCAATCTTTTCGGCATTTACGCTCATTACAAAGAAGTTCGAAGAG TGGTGCTCGCAGTTCAATGATGTAGGCAAAGTTGGCAAAACTCAAATACCCATTCGATTGATTGTGCCCGCCAGTCAATGTGGATCGTTAATTG GCAAGAGTGGTTCAAAGATCAAGGAGATTCGCCAGACCACAGGCTGCTCCATCCAGGTGGCCAGTGAAATGCTGCCCAATTCGACAGAGCGGGCGGTTACCTTGAGCGGCAGTGCCGAGCAGATCACCCAGTGCATCTATCAGATATGTCTTGTCATGTTGGAG TCCCCGCCACGCGGTGCTACCATCCCGTACCGACCAAAACCGCAGGTGACTGGCCCCGTCATTCTGGCCAATGGACAGGCCTTCACCATTCAAGGAAACTACGCAGTGCCCACACAAGAG GTGGCCAAGAACCCGCTGGCCAGTCTGGCTGCCTTAGGCCTGGCTGGGATGAATCCGGCCAGCACTGGGGGCATCAACCACACAG CAGCCTTGGCTGCACTGGCCGGGTCGCAACTGCGTACAGCGAATCCCGCGAACCgagcccagcagcagcagcacgaGATGACCGTCTCAAACGACCTGATCGGCTGCATCATCGGCAAGGGTGGCACCAAGATCGCCGAGATCCGCCAGATCTCCGGCGCCATGATCCGGATCTCCAACTGCGAGGAGCGCGAGGGCGGCAACACCGACCGGACCATCACCATCAGCGGCAATCCGGACTCGGTGGCTCTGGCCCAATACTTAATCAATATGAG TGTTGAGCTGCAGAAGGCCAATCTCTTGGAGCAAGCCCAGGCCCAGCAGAACGGAGGTGCTGCCGCAGCTCCcggagctgctgctgccggAGTGGCCGCAGTCGCCGGAGCAGCAGCTCCGACCGCCGGCACGAACGGAGCCATCCCGACGGTGGCCCTCACCGGCGGCACAGGAGTCGTGGGCGCGGGTGGTGGCGCAGGAGCCACCGGGGTGGCCAATGGCACTGCTCCGGCGACCAACGGCGGTGGCAGCAGCATCTCCGCCACCGGGTACACCAGTGCCAATGGCAGCCAGACAACAAACGGATCGGTCGGAGTGAATCCGGCAGCGGCCGCCGCCCTGTCCAGTCCTCTGGCCTCGGCTCTGCAGCTGCTGACCAAGCCGGGAGCCCTGAGCGCCCTGTCCAACCTTAGCGCCCTCGATCTGCTCAACCTGACCACGCTGGGCAACAACAACGGGGCCGGTGGCACTCCGGGCGGACCGCCGGTGCAGACGACGGGCGTGAACCGCGCCAAGGGCCACTATGCCACCTCCCGGTTCCGGCAGCACCAGACGGAGAGCGGCGGCGAGGCGGAGAAGCCGCGCAACAAGTTCAATCCGTACTAG